One genomic segment of Tursiops truncatus isolate mTurTru1 chromosome 4, mTurTru1.mat.Y, whole genome shotgun sequence includes these proteins:
- the LOC117312154 gene encoding small integral membrane protein 29-like, producing MSNTAVPMPPQVNSDSMGGRVWEPFFLITLAGAVGAVVMYVQKKKQVDRLHHHLLAVCSYSPAEKLHKVEQELLSGVGKVVHGWQSDYQLKQMLLLVSRHDLTPLP from the coding sequence ATGAGTAACACCGCAGTCCCAATGCCCCCCCAGGTCAACAGTGACTCCATGGGGGGCCGTGTGTGGGAGCCTTTCTTCCTCATCACCCTGGCTGGGGCAGTAGGGGCTGTGGTAATGTACGTCCAGAAGAAAAAGCAGGTGGATCGGCTTCATCATCACCTGCTCGCCGTGTGCAGCTACAGCCCTGCTGAGAAGCTACACAAGGTTGAGCAGGAGCTCCTCTCTGGCGTGGGAAAGGTGGTACATGGCTGGCAGAGTGACTACCAGCTCAAGCAAATGCTCTTGCTGGTGTCAAGACACGACCTGACCCCCTTACCCTGA